In the genome of Pongo pygmaeus isolate AG05252 chromosome 9, NHGRI_mPonPyg2-v2.0_pri, whole genome shotgun sequence, one region contains:
- the B3GAT1 gene encoding galactosylgalactosylxylosylprotein 3-beta-glucuronosyltransferase 1 isoform X1, with the protein MGNEEPWVQPALEMPKRRDILAIVLIVLPWTLLITVWHQSTLAPLLAVHKDEGSDPRREAPPGADPREYCMSDRDIVEVVRTEYVYTRPPPWSDTLPTIHVVTPTYSRPVQKAELTRMANTLLHVPNLHWLVVEDAPRRTPLTARLLRDTGLNYTHLHVETPRNYKLRGDARDPRIPRGTMQRNLALRWLRETFPRNSSQPGVVYFADDDNTYSLELFEEMRSTRRVSVWPVAFVGGLRYEAPRVNGAGKVVGWKTVFDPHRPFAIDMAGFAINLRLILQRSQAYFKLRGVKGGYQESSLLRELVTLNDLEPKAANCTKILVWHTRTEKPVLVNEGKKGFTDPSVEI; encoded by the exons ATGG GTAATGAGGAGCCGTGGGTGCAGCCAGCCTTGGAGATGCCGAAGAGACGGGACATCCTAGCGATCGTCCTCATCGTGCTGCCCTGGACTCTGCTCATCACCGTCTGGCACCAGAGCACCCTCGCACCCCTGCTCGCGGTACATAAGG ATGAGGGCAGTGACCCCCGACGCGAAGCGCCGCCCGGCGCCGACCCCAGGGAGTACTGCATGTCCGACCGCGACATCGTGGAGGTGGTGCGCACCGAGTACGTGTACACGCGGCCCCCGCCATGGTCCGACACGCTGCCCACCATCCACGTGGTGACGCCCACCTACAGCCGCCCGGTGCAGAAGGCGGAGCTCACGCGCATGGCCAACACGCTGCTGCACGTGCCCAACCTCCACTGGCTGGTGGTGGAGGATGCGCCGCGCCGGACGCCGCTGACCGCGCGCCTGCTGCGCGACACCGGCCTCAACTACACGCACCTGCACGTGGAGACGCCCCGCAACTACAAGCTGCGCGGAGACGCCCGCGACCCGCGCATCCCGCGGGGCACCATGCAGCGCAACCTGGCCCTGCGCTGGCTGCGCGAGACCTTCCCGCGCAACTCCAGCCAGCCTGGCGTGGTCTACTTCGCCGACGACGACAACACCTACAGCCTGGAGCTCTTCGAAGAG ATGCGCAGCACCAGGAGGGTGTCCGTGTGGCCCGTCGCCTTTGTGGGTGGCCTGCGGTACGAGGCCCCACGGGTGAACGGGGCAGGGAAGGTGGTCGGCTGGAAGACGGTGTTTGACCCCCACCGGCCATTTGCAATAGACATGGCTGGATTTGCCATCAACCTGCGGCTCATTCTGCAGCGAAGCCAGGCCTACTTCAAGCTGCGAGGTGTGAAGGGAGGCTACCAGGAAAGCAGCCTCCTTCGCGAACTTGTCACCCTCAATGACCTGGAGCCCAAGGCAGCAAACTGCACCAAG
- the B3GAT1 gene encoding galactosylgalactosylxylosylprotein 3-beta-glucuronosyltransferase 1 isoform X2, with product MPKRRDILAIVLIVLPWTLLITVWHQSTLAPLLAVHKDEGSDPRREAPPGADPREYCMSDRDIVEVVRTEYVYTRPPPWSDTLPTIHVVTPTYSRPVQKAELTRMANTLLHVPNLHWLVVEDAPRRTPLTARLLRDTGLNYTHLHVETPRNYKLRGDARDPRIPRGTMQRNLALRWLRETFPRNSSQPGVVYFADDDNTYSLELFEEMRSTRRVSVWPVAFVGGLRYEAPRVNGAGKVVGWKTVFDPHRPFAIDMAGFAINLRLILQRSQAYFKLRGVKGGYQESSLLRELVTLNDLEPKAANCTKILVWHTRTEKPVLVNEGKKGFTDPSVEI from the exons ATGCCGAAGAGACGGGACATCCTAGCGATCGTCCTCATCGTGCTGCCCTGGACTCTGCTCATCACCGTCTGGCACCAGAGCACCCTCGCACCCCTGCTCGCGGTACATAAGG ATGAGGGCAGTGACCCCCGACGCGAAGCGCCGCCCGGCGCCGACCCCAGGGAGTACTGCATGTCCGACCGCGACATCGTGGAGGTGGTGCGCACCGAGTACGTGTACACGCGGCCCCCGCCATGGTCCGACACGCTGCCCACCATCCACGTGGTGACGCCCACCTACAGCCGCCCGGTGCAGAAGGCGGAGCTCACGCGCATGGCCAACACGCTGCTGCACGTGCCCAACCTCCACTGGCTGGTGGTGGAGGATGCGCCGCGCCGGACGCCGCTGACCGCGCGCCTGCTGCGCGACACCGGCCTCAACTACACGCACCTGCACGTGGAGACGCCCCGCAACTACAAGCTGCGCGGAGACGCCCGCGACCCGCGCATCCCGCGGGGCACCATGCAGCGCAACCTGGCCCTGCGCTGGCTGCGCGAGACCTTCCCGCGCAACTCCAGCCAGCCTGGCGTGGTCTACTTCGCCGACGACGACAACACCTACAGCCTGGAGCTCTTCGAAGAG ATGCGCAGCACCAGGAGGGTGTCCGTGTGGCCCGTCGCCTTTGTGGGTGGCCTGCGGTACGAGGCCCCACGGGTGAACGGGGCAGGGAAGGTGGTCGGCTGGAAGACGGTGTTTGACCCCCACCGGCCATTTGCAATAGACATGGCTGGATTTGCCATCAACCTGCGGCTCATTCTGCAGCGAAGCCAGGCCTACTTCAAGCTGCGAGGTGTGAAGGGAGGCTACCAGGAAAGCAGCCTCCTTCGCGAACTTGTCACCCTCAATGACCTGGAGCCCAAGGCAGCAAACTGCACCAAG